The window CAAAATGGATTATACGCCATTTCAATTCCTGTACTTGACCGGTGGTTTTGACAATTTCATAAGCGATGAGGGCAAGGAATCCGTCTTTGTGGGTGTTGGCCTGCAGTTTTCGGATCAGGATTTAAAAACACTTATCTCCGGCGCCCCCATTCCCAGGTAAAGAACTTTGACTGCGTTTGCCCGTTTAAGATCCTTCAATAAGGGGGCCCTATGAAACGTCAGGTCGAATATTTTGAAAAGCCGGGCCCCCAGAACACCCAGGCATGTATGGACATCCTTTACCGACTGATCCATGATGAGGGCTACATGGATGCGGTCATGGCATCCACTTCAGGTGAAACCGGCATCATGGCAGCGAAAACCTTACAGGAAGAGGATGTTAACCTGGTAGTGGTCGCCCACTCAGTAGGCTTTTTGGGACCAAACCGGGATCAGTTCTCGGATGATGCCTTTGAGGAAATCACACGTCTGGGGGGCCACGTTTACAAAGGCACAATCCTGACCCATTCCATTGAAACCGCCCTGGCAAAAGAGTTTTCAGGGGTCTATCCCACGCTCCTTGTTGCCAACACCCTCAGGAGATTGGGGCAGGGGATGAAAGTCTGCTGCGAGATCGTTATGGAAGCGGCAGATGCGGGCCTTATTGTAGAGGGCAAAGAAGTGGTGGCCGTGGCTGGCACAGCCAAAGGGGCGGACACGGTTGCCATCATCAAATCCGCAGCTTCCAAGCGATTTCTCGATCTTTATGTATCTCAGATCGTGGCCAAGCCAGGATAGGCCATCTTGATGGACCCAAAAGACATAGAACGCATAAGGCCCTTCAAGCTTGTCAAGTATTTTACCTTTTCCAGTCTCATCGTCATCCTAATGGGTTCTTTGGCTTTGTCCGTGGTCATTGCCCGTCGTGCCGAGACAGTGCTTATCAAGAAGAGTGAAGACTATGCTTTGCTGATGGCAGAAAACCTCAACCATCAGGTATTCCTCCAGTTCCTTGTTCCTGCAGCCCTTCAGTTTGGTCAAGTCATTAAACTTCGGAACAAAGCTCTCTTTGAGCGTTTGGACCAGGTTGTCAGGAATACCCTTCACAGCTTCACGGTAGAGACAGTCAACATTTTTGACCGCGAAAACAACGTTATCTTTTATAGCTTCGACGAGGACCTGGTGGGAAAAAAGGGGATAGGCGGCATTGACTATCAACAGGCCCTGCTTGGTAAATCAACCTCAAGGCTGATTCGAAGAGAAGGATTCCTGAGCATGCTCATGGGAACTCCGAAAGAGAGCGAGCTCCGAACCTATGTGCCTTTACGAGCAGAAAGACCCCTGTCAAATATTGAGGGTCCCATCCTCGGGGTTTTCGAGATTGTTCAAGATCTCTCTGATGATTACCAGACCATTGCTCACTTCAAGTACAGGATCATGGTCACCTCTGTTTTGATCATGGGGCTCCTGTTTGTTGTGCTGCGATATATCGTAAAACGCGGTGAAGAGATCATCGAAAAGCGGGCTCGCGAGCGACTCCTCCTAAAGGAAAAACTC is drawn from Deltaproteobacteria bacterium and contains these coding sequences:
- a CDS encoding two-component sensor histidine kinase — its product is MDPKDIERIRPFKLVKYFTFSSLIVILMGSLALSVVIARRAETVLIKKSEDYALLMAENLNHQVFLQFLVPAALQFGQVIKLRNKALFERLDQVVRNTLHSFTVETVNIFDRENNVIFYSFDEDLVGKKGIGGIDYQQALLGKSTSRLIRREGFLSMLMGTPKESELRTYVPLRAERPLSNIEGPILGVFEIVQDLSDDYQTIAHFKYRIMVTSVLIMGLLFVVLRYIVKRGEEIIEKRARERLLLKEKLNQAERLASLGEMVAAVSHEIRNPLGIISSTAELLKRKLTRTDPQDQLADVIVQEATRLNSIVSDFLNFARPPTLNLTSCKVEDILEENLTFLAPEIQSKGYEIYKKFATHVPGIQADPGLLYQAFSNILMNAMQAMPEGGSIYIEVSARANVLTIIFADEGKGIPDEVLKKIWEPFFTTKEKGSGLGLPIVKKIVEGHGGAVGIGNGREKGAQVTVTLPVKGVKQT